The genomic DNA GTCGGGTTTGCTGAAGATCCGGTGCCAGCAGGGTTTGAGGCAAGCGCTCCATCAGATAGCCGGGACGCTGCCAAAGGGGAAGGGTGCTGGCGATGTCTACCAGTTTTTCGACGCGCCGCAGTTCAGCTCCCAGGGTGATATCCATGCCGCTCTCGAAAGATGCCTGCTCGATCGCCGCATATTTGCGCTTCGCCTGTTCCACCTTCTGCCGATGTTCGGGACTGCGATCGGCGAGTTTTGCCAGCCAGCGGTTGCCCCAGCGCACATGACCCGCTTCCTCCGGCAGGATTTGCTCGATCGTCTCCCGGATGCGGATGTTTTCCTCCGTTTGGGGAGCCTGCTTCAGGGCATAGATGTGGGCGGAAAAATATTCGCAGCCCCGCTTTTCGGTGACGTTGATTGCCGCCAGAGTTGAAATAATCCCCTCGTCCAGATTTTCTTCGGTGTTGAGATGTTCGCGATCGAGCAGCCGCTCAAACTCATCAATGTAGGAAGCGCCAGGGGGATTATTCACTTCCGCGCCCAGGTCTACCAGCAGGTCGGTGAGCCACATGGCATGGCGGGATTCATCGGAAATATGGTGGGACAGGTCGCGAATCAGTTCCGGGCATTTGCCGTTGAGCTGTTCAATCACATCGGTCAGATCCTTGCAGCTGCGCTGTTCGCTGTAGCGGTAGCGGTTCAGGGTTAGCAAGTGCAGTTCCCGATCCTGAACAACCATTTTCAAGACATCGCGGGCACTGAAGGAGCCAAAGGAACTGGTGAGTTTGCGGGGGTAGGTGACTGTCATAAGGGTGAGTGGGGGAGTAGCTGGGTGAAGAACAATGAATGAAACTATGAAATGAATACGAACTATGAACAAGTGTAACGAAGAAATCAGGAATTTTAGAGGCGATAAACAGGATGCGGCAGCGGGTGAAGCATTGCCACGGGAGGATTTTGAAGCGATCGTTTAACCTGACCTTTCATCCAAGTTGGTACAGGTGTTTTGCAGCCTAAGAAATGCGGCAGCGGCTTGGCATCCTTCCAAAGCGGCATTTTGGCAAATCACGCTGGGCTGAGCGATCGTCATTCAGCAAAGTAGCAGGGCGATTGATTGCGGTCACTTATGCCTGGGCGAATTTTATTGAGCAGAAAGGAAACTTAAGCCAAACTTGAAT from Leptolyngbya ohadii IS1 includes the following:
- a CDS encoding ferritin-like domain-containing protein, translating into MTVTYPRKLTSSFGSFSARDVLKMVVQDRELHLLTLNRYRYSEQRSCKDLTDVIEQLNGKCPELIRDLSHHISDESRHAMWLTDLLVDLGAEVNNPPGASYIDEFERLLDREHLNTEENLDEGIISTLAAINVTEKRGCEYFSAHIYALKQAPQTEENIRIRETIEQILPEEAGHVRWGNRWLAKLADRSPEHRQKVEQAKRKYAAIEQASFESGMDITLGAELRRVEKLVDIASTLPLWQRPGYLMERLPQTLLAPDLQQTRLMAVQRVMERDPKALMERFVPMFLSSLTRNFQSATK